A DNA window from Mucilaginibacter xinganensis contains the following coding sequences:
- a CDS encoding MarR family winged helix-turn-helix transcriptional regulator — protein MKSYQLIHQLINLVEQLEGENQGREVSIQDFTGFLLNTVGNTNGHTVNNEVRFGNSDTAALDIAYQLDNNIGRLFVFMSRYAKSYIKKALDGTPLQTAEDFTALAILLTHDQLSKSELINHNLQEKTSGTEVIRRLIASGLVRQWDDIKDKRSKHIAITDEGRELLFRVFVDMNHVGKMITGKLTVAEKFTLQYLLQKLENFHLEHYEKKTILTKADLRDFASENLQAN, from the coding sequence ATGAAATCATACCAGCTCATTCATCAATTAATAAACCTTGTAGAACAACTGGAAGGAGAAAACCAGGGGCGGGAAGTTTCTATTCAGGACTTTACAGGTTTTTTGCTGAATACAGTTGGTAATACTAACGGGCACACCGTTAACAATGAAGTGAGATTTGGAAATAGCGATACCGCAGCATTGGATATTGCCTATCAACTTGACAATAACATTGGGCGATTATTTGTTTTTATGAGCCGTTACGCAAAATCTTATATTAAAAAAGCTTTGGACGGAACACCTTTACAAACCGCCGAGGATTTTACTGCCCTGGCTATTTTGCTTACTCATGACCAATTATCAAAGAGCGAACTAATTAATCATAACTTGCAGGAAAAAACATCCGGCACAGAAGTTATCAGGCGATTGATCGCTTCAGGACTGGTAAGGCAATGGGATGATATAAAGGATAAAAGAAGTAAGCATATTGCAATTACTGATGAGGGAAGGGAGTTACTATTCCGGGTATTTGTAGATATGAATCATGTAGGCAAAATGATAACAGGTAAATTGACTGTCGCCGAAAAATTTACCTTGCAATACCTGCTGCAAAAACTGGAAAACTTCCATCTTGAACACTATGAAAAGAAGACCATTCTAACTAAAGCAGACCTCAGGGACTTTGCAAGTGAAAATTTACAGGCAAATTGA